In the genome of Stomoxys calcitrans chromosome 4, idStoCalc2.1, whole genome shotgun sequence, the window CCGGACATGTAGATCTCGacatcaaataaattgtcttttgggtcttagggtCGGGGgaaccgaccctctcctccctataaaaacaacaccaaactgttatgtaggacgaccgagaaaaTATAACATTCAAATGCCGCCATTCCCCcttcctacccaaaaaaaaggaaattaaaaataataaatgaaggccgatcaggctTGAATAGgatagcaataaaaggtctttgatatgagagaacactttttaccctcaaattgggatagacacaggaggacctgcggatctttaaaaatgtggatgtagataaccaatacaaaaaaattaattagtgtggatctgaacgagacccgtagtcctgaatatcttgattgccagcttcaaaatgcttgacattatggggctcaaacaaaatcgtgttctagcacgatgctgatatcgtTTCAGGTTTAGCCCCTAAAACTTTTCAAACCAGGCATGTTTGTctaccatggcaataaggggctaaAATGATAAGTATGTTGAGACTCAGTGTTTGGGGGCagtgtcaccccataaactccccttaaaccaattaCAATTGCGGTTAAAATAAAACGAATTtaacagtagagcacgatgctgatgtcCCACCCTACATACCTCTCAAACtgtacatatttgtggattatggcaaaaaggggctcaaatctgatatctgttttatgaccAAGTGTCTCAGGGACGAATGATCTAATAAACCCCCCAGAACCACACAAGTatgccgactatagcaatatataGCTCAAATGTTGGTTTTTGTgtgagtatgaatctgatatccactttcggggcaaagggtttggctactccaatccaccaccaaaaccaaaagaatgaagtagatctaacatccaaactttaatgggcgaaccttccccttaccctttttttcaaaaacgccggatctcggagatgggtggggcgattaacGCGAAATTTGGGATGATATCCACTATTGGAGTaacatctgaaaggccgtaacagcacccccaacaggacttttttcccgaccatgccaatatagggctcagatacaATAATAGAGTAAAATAAGACGCAGAGGAGCGGACCTtgtccagctagttttttatataaaggggctttataaataaatttaagtgaaatcggcaATAAATCTCCTATATCTGGGGTTAAATCCCTATATCagcaaataggtctatatggcagctacatctaaatatgatcACATATCGTGCTTATTCAGttaggatatcgaggggcctagtACAACACACCATTCCAACTTTTaaataaatcggataatacatgggCCTTtcgcttaaaaccctaaatagccaaattagtctatatggcaagtgcaaaattgccatgaacattccattaagtaacaggcggcaacatctcacatatcaatgagtgctgtccgattcaagtttaagctcaatgattaggggcctcatttttatagccgagtccgagcggcgtgccgcaatgcgacaccctttggggagaagtttttacatggcatgttaaatgtcgccagcattgtcACCAggcattgacaattttttcagatgttcttgccaggattgtAACCTCTGTGCCAcagtggtctatatggcaactgcatcaaattttgtaaaccgatttgacccattttcaatcctcAAACATCATTAGGaagggggtataaaaataatgttaagGGGGTATAAAATTAATGTACCCATCTTTGGTTTAAGCAGTTGACTGTATGAAAACGGTCTAAAAATCCACACGCTCATATGCCAAACGCATATTCCTCATGTGAAATTCCCGTAAGTGAAACATGTCGCGTCAACAAGTAATCTACCAACATGTCTAAGCATAAATTCgcttgtttttgaaaaaaacaacGTCATAAATCAGAGACACATTTCGATGGTTATCATCAAATGTGCGGATGTGCTAATGTATGTTCACGTGTAGGTAACTAAGTGACCCCATGGTTAAAGAGAGAATTCATTCAGGTATCTGTTCTGCTTGGTAGGTAGGACATCATCACTTCTGCCAAGGGTATAAAACCAAAAATCGCGAATGGAAAATCAAACACATCAGAAAACGCAATCAACTGAAGTACAACGTCAACAGTGAACAGTTGCAATAATGGAAAACTTCACCTCAAATATCACCATAGGATCACCGATGTCCCATGGTCATTTCCTTCAGCAAGTTTGCACATCTTTGGGTCAGGATTTGCTGCCCATGCAAGCACTGAATACCACCATACTATCGCCCTACGTAAATCCGCAAAACATCGATTGCTTGGTTAAAATGGAAATGGAACGCATTCGGGAAACGTGCGCCCGCAAAGAGGAACAGTATGTTGAACAAATGTTAGTCGAGAATCCCATTACAATTGAAAGACGTCCTAATGGCCAACAGACACCACCGCCACCAaccaaaatacaacaacaatatgcaGAAACATCACTTTACTATCATCGATATGACGCGGAAAGTAGCTTGAAGGCTTCAAGAGATGACAACGGCAATGACAAAGCTCCTTTATTGCCTTTGGATCAGCAGCAATtgttgctgcaacaacaacgtGCAGAGGCTTGTCGTCGTTcccgctacaacaacaaaatccggaaagccaaatcgaaatatcgccATAAATACATGTCCCAAAAGTTGGTGCAGAGCTCTCAAATGTTTGATTGTATTCAGGATCTCATTGCCCAAGCCGAAAGTCATTTGCTTGCCCAAGGACTAAGCAAAGAAAAACTACAGCAGTTGCGTTCCAATTATGGCATGAACAAAAATAAAGCACTGAGTCAATAGATTGGTTCATAGGAAGTGCCCGGTATTGTTTGACACAAGTGACTTGGCCATACCATACACGTACACATTGAGATTGCATCATTGCAAAATGCtgtagttttatttattttatttttaatgaccCTGAATGTTATTTAGTTTGTTAAATGTCAAGAACATGTACATACATactaattataaaaattaatttaatttatttaataaaaagtagtttgcttaagttaaaaaaatttaaaaatatatacattatttTATCTTATGAAGCACGAAGAACTTTTTGTTTTATGAGAAACAATATGAAGTTTAAGAATATTGTGGTCTAATCGGGGTTTCCATTGAATTTTCTTTCGATCatcttgaaagtttgcacagacgTCTTTTTAGactaaagacgaagcctattgaaattggaataaatcGATTCTGGGGCCTAATTCTCGCATCTATTACCGAGCGAGTTTTTGTTCGATGGTTTAAGATcgtaatttgtcaaaaatttatcgATTTCGGGGAAGAAAAAATCGATCTGCCGAGCATATTTTGCCATCTTAAtggtaaagaaagtaaattgtGATTGTTTAAAAAGTTATTCCtctacttactttaattggctatgacagaacattagttccactagccgaacgtagaatagccttccaagcgcctcgatcttttgcgctcattctaaaatctctgacactaagtttcgaggtgtctcccaccacttgatctttccatcgggtttttggtcttcccggtttgcgtataccaccgtgtttgccttcaaaagacttctttgcgagagcttcttcatccaatctgacaatatgacccagccaacgcagccgttatattttgatacttgtaactatgctatcgttgtcatacagctcatacagttcgtggtttatacgacgcctatattctccattaacgtaaactggtccatatattttacgaagaatctttctctcaaatactcctagCACTGCTTCATCTGCTTTCATGCCTCCGAACCGTACAACAACaccggtagtatcagtgtcttgtatagtgtaatcttcgtctgtcgagaggtggcctgtttacttaatccaaagtagcatcatgtcattcgtttcggttacggagGTGCCGATGTCCATTTtgtttatctgctcggttgtacaagacgttttgggagttgaatctccatttactgtcagacccattttcaccgattccttcgattctttcaaaggctacacttactacttccggtggctgacctatgatgtcgatgtcgtcggcataggcgagtgtcatatctattcacatctgcatctcgtataaacttctccagcattatattaaagagatcacacgatcgGCTGTATCCttgcctgaaacctcgtttggtattgaatatttcggagagattctttcctattcttactgaggaacgcgtatcagcatgtgtcatcctgcagagtcttattaattttgcagggataccaaactcagacatggcttcaaATACCTTTGCACGTAAAGGGGtttcgaaagcggctttgtagtctacaaagagatggtaggtgttgacttgtccttctcgggtttcctaactaccatgttttttgctacGGCCAAATtaatgcctcgtgttatgacagttatagtatagttcgtcaccgtttggtgttgtagtgacgccattcccagtctattgcacttcctgtaaggcgataatatctgccttgtacttctctaatacatccaccagtgcgtatactgcaccttctctatagagactGCGGACATTTCAGAtgtagatccgcaaatcatggtccttttttcgtttgcgtgggtcgtcaacgttggggggtccgtttttactattcctttgtttctcttagtagttctcatagttttccgggggcgggatACTGGGCCAGAGCCCCAACCGCAtgagttttgtgggattgccCATGAAAAATCGAATTGAAACTACATTCATTTCGACTTTTCTCCGACTTATTGACTTTTTTCGACATTTCGGaattttttcgacttttttcggtttttcaacttttccactttttttacaaaaagtcAATTAGTTGAAAGTCGTATTTTTTGAATCCCTAGGTCACCCAAAAACGGCAGTTGTGCCGAAGAACATTGAGGCACCCTTGGGAATTTTTCCCACcacccagatttagatataactcccatatatagctttcatccgatgtggccttttcAGTCTTCAGTATTCACACTTTTGGtgcaatctttacaaaatttagcatgcaaTGTTTCATGTGActtcttaatacgtgtgcaaaatttcatcaaaatcgggtcagatttagaaatagctcccatatatatcttttatccgattaaggctatagaagcaaCAATTTAGAGCCGATCTTTTCCAGATATGACATGAAGGGCTTTTTGTGATATCCCAatatatgtgctaaatttcatcaaaatcggatcgatttagatatatctgtcatatatatctttcatccgatttggccttttaaggctctgGCCCTTTAAGgctctagatttagatatatcgattggccttttaaggctctagTAGTCACAGATCACAAAATTTAacacgagatgttttatttgacgtcccaatacctgtgcaaaatttcattaaaatcggatcagaaattttgcaagagatgttttatttaagtTCCAATaggattgcaaaatttcatgaaaatggtTCAAATTTAGTTATAGGTTCCATATCTTTTATCCAAAATGGTCTTTGGTTCgaactttataaaatttagtgtgcggtgttttatttaacgtcctagcacgtatatatatatatatatatatatatatatatatatatatatctccgatatatctctcatcctGCCATagtgaccgatctctcgattttaagtcttggctgcataaaaggtgcattcataggagcaggatgtcgaaggccctaactcaactctttgtcccaaatttcggcgaaatcggacaatgaatgcgacttttatgggcccaaaaccttaaatcgagagatcggtctatatggcagctatatccaaatctggactgatctgggccaaattgcagatcagtccaaatttcggcgacatcaggtaacaaatgcgccttttatgggcccaaaaccttaaatcgagagatttgtctatatggcagctatattcaaatgtggactgatctgggccaaattgaagaatgatgtcgaaggcaCTTACACAACTAATTGTctcaaatttaggcgaaatcggacaatgaatgcgttttttatgggctcaagaccctaaatcgacagatcggtctttatggcagcgatattcaaatctggaccgatctgggccaaagatgtcgaatggctcactgttccaagtttcggcgacaccgtgtaatgaatgcgccttttatgggcgcaaaaccttatatcgagagatcggtctatacgaaggctatatcaagatatagtccgatgtagcctattttcgaacttaacctgcatatggacaaaaaaggaatctatgcaaagtttcggctcaatatctctattactaaagactgtagcgtgatttcaaaagacagacggactttatagggtcggaaatggatattacgatgtgtcgcaaacggactgacaaaatgaatatacccccatcattcgggggtataaaaagtttacgTCAATGGCGTGCGTGAACTTATTATCCAAGATCGTCAAGCGACATGCCGTGAGATAAAGGCATCCTTGGGTATTTCTTCCACCAGTTTACATTCGATATTGGATGAGCGCCTTGCAGTTAAACTGGTTTGTTCTCGTTGGACTCCGCACAATTTggcaatcgctcaaaaaatgtTCGAGTCGATGAGTGcgaagaaatgttgaaaaatacaATTGACGGTGATTTTAGTCTCCATCATTATTTATGACTTTGTCTGATAACAGCTACACATGTATTTTCCATTAAATATTCTTAAATCATTTTCCTAATGGAAAACCCAATGTGCAAATTTGAATGGCCGACAGCGTTATAATTGAAGGTTGTCGGgccaataagaaaaaaaaaaatacctaacATAACTAAACAATTAATAACTATGGCAGATGGAATACCGGCTAAATTAGTGTTCATTGATACCTGGGTTGTTTGCATTTGGATAGAGGATAGATACAGGTAGTAATGGTAGCTTTGATACTATGCTATGTACGCTTACAGTATAAAAGGCAAAAATGCAAAGACGTAGCCAGGCATTTCAATTGCGCCATTCGCAGCATATACACCTCCTTTTTAAAAACCTCATTTTGGGAAAACTACTGAATCATACAAAATATGGCAAACATATCGACCTCGACTACAACTGGCCTCCTAATGCAAGAAGTCTATACATGCGTATCGCAAAACTTCTCTCTTCATAGTCTCAGTAATATGGAGATTCCAGACTACATCAATCCTCGGAATATCAACGAAATGGTCAGCATGGAAATGAAACGCATTCAGATGAATTGTGCACAGAAACAGCAACAATATGTTGAACAAATGCTAATGGAAAATCCTATTCCATTTGAACGGCGAACCACGGCTGCAACAAGGGAAATTAACAGTCAATTGTCAGCAGATCAATTGCAAATCCTACAACAACGCTCGGAGGCATGTCGTCGTTCGCGTTATAACAGCAAAATTCGAAAAGCCAAAGCAAAATATCGCCACAAATACATGACTCAGAAATTATTGCAAAGTTCTAAAATGTTTAATTGCATTCAGGATTTAATTGGCCAGGCTGAAAGTCAATTATTGGCTCTGGGACTTGGCATGGAGAAACTGCAGCAGTTACGTAAAACGTATGGCATGGATATGACCGTGGAATGTACCACAAATTTGGAGCACCAGCTTAAAATGGAATAGTTTTTAGTAATGATTTTAGTTTAATTGTTATAATATTGACCAATCATTGTTATTTAGTTTTAAGTCCTTATAaggaaaaataacaaataaaaacgaagttagtttaaaacaagtgaaagcgtactAAATTCGGCGGTATGAATTGagatcgagggggcttttaacaatgtgcggaccgatacactgatccaatGACAGTGTATGGCAAGTAGAGTGTAGACCCGGTcctaagagactggataaaacATATGctgaggaacaggtggataaattgtgtgtcctatgacataaatataagggagaaagtggcacaaggcacgccacaggggggcattttatcgccacttctatgggtgaccactataaatgaTCTAAgtcggatgctgactgaggagggatttgaacatcagacgattttataatacttcacaaagggtaagaatccgaaccacctgcagaagggccgaaagggtgtctcaatgttaacccaggtgtctcaatgttaacccagaaaagaccaaAATCTGCCCATTCACGAGGAAtacgaaggtgagccaatttgaagcaccacgtttcctcaatagaaaaaatcgatatctgacaaggtcaaatacttaagtgtgatcttcgacagaaaactgaattggaagt includes:
- the LOC106089876 gene encoding protein sisterless A-like — encoded protein: MEIPDYINPRNINEMVSMEMKRIQMNCAQKQQQYVEQMLMENPIPFERRTTAATREINSQLSADQLQILQQRSEACRRSRYNSKIRKAKAKYRHKYMTQKLLQSSKMFNCIQDLIGQAESQLLALGLGMEKLQQLRKTYGMDMTVECTTNLEHQLKME